A genomic region of Salinibacter pepae contains the following coding sequences:
- a CDS encoding 3-hydroxyacyl-CoA dehydrogenase/enoyl-CoA hydratase family protein: MDTTSLDTRALDLEAPPTHPPFRTAAVLGAGTMGAQIAAHLANAGLEVHLLDIAPDDDDPNAVVREGFEQAREASPDPFFAGEAADRVHLGNFEEHFGRIGDVDWIVEAVVERMDVKRDVHARIEAHAADDAVISTNTSGLPIHAITEGRSADFKRRFLGTHFYNPPRYLKLLELVPTDATDPDVTERVAQFGRLRLGKGIVVANDVPYFIGNRIGVFAQLQAIRHFTDGDYTIEEIDTLTGKISGRPKSATFRTADLVGLDVLMDVATNLRELVDDEAQREAFAVPDVLERLVDDGRLGEKTKAGFYKKADGEIKSIDPDTLGYTSAADEELGDLGAVWNAGGLSARLQALYEDDGRAGQFFRETTLELLAYSANRLGEVSDNPADVDRAIRWGFGWTMGPFEMWDALGMGTVLDGLEAHALDVPGWVHAMHERGETFYDTRDGERAVFMPHADRHEPDPRPADELRLAPIKQDAANELWSTDDAALLDVGDGVALFEFRSKANTLGRDVMMGLRECVGRVEQDANLRGMIVGNEGKNFSVGANLGEMAMAASEGAFDVIDQYIDEFQRTIQQVRYASSPVVVAPHQRVLGGGCEMAMACPHPVAAAETYIGLVELGVGLIPAGTGTMRLAARAAQDAPNDTHNAIQDHLRPYFETVAMAEVAESAAQGIEMGFLPENTRVVMHEDRRLYAAKQEVLRLSEQGYAPPPVMNKIKVLGETTLSTFKVALMQYREGKYITEYDEHLATQLGKVMCGGKLSSPQEVHEDYLIELEREVFLSLLGEEKTQARIQHMLEHNKPLRN, from the coding sequence ATGGACACCACATCTCTCGATACGCGCGCCCTCGATTTGGAGGCCCCCCCCACGCACCCCCCGTTCCGGACCGCGGCCGTGCTGGGGGCCGGCACCATGGGCGCGCAGATCGCGGCGCACCTCGCCAACGCCGGCCTGGAGGTGCACCTGCTCGACATTGCGCCGGACGACGACGATCCGAACGCCGTTGTGCGGGAGGGCTTTGAGCAGGCCCGTGAGGCGAGCCCCGACCCCTTCTTCGCCGGCGAGGCGGCCGACCGGGTGCACCTCGGCAACTTCGAGGAGCATTTCGGTCGAATCGGGGACGTTGACTGGATCGTGGAGGCGGTCGTGGAGCGGATGGACGTGAAGCGCGACGTGCACGCCCGCATTGAGGCGCACGCCGCGGACGACGCGGTCATCTCCACGAACACCAGCGGGCTGCCCATTCACGCCATCACCGAGGGGCGGTCCGCGGACTTCAAGCGCCGCTTCCTGGGCACCCACTTCTACAACCCGCCGCGCTACCTGAAGCTGCTGGAGCTGGTGCCCACCGACGCCACCGATCCGGACGTCACGGAGCGGGTGGCGCAGTTTGGGCGGCTGCGGCTGGGGAAGGGCATCGTCGTGGCGAACGACGTCCCCTACTTCATCGGCAACCGGATCGGCGTCTTCGCCCAGCTGCAGGCGATCCGCCACTTCACCGACGGCGACTACACGATCGAAGAGATCGATACGCTGACGGGCAAGATCTCGGGCCGGCCCAAGTCCGCAACCTTCCGCACCGCCGACCTCGTGGGGCTCGACGTGCTGATGGACGTCGCCACCAACCTGCGGGAGCTGGTCGACGACGAGGCGCAGCGCGAGGCGTTCGCCGTGCCGGACGTGCTGGAGCGCCTCGTGGACGACGGCCGGCTGGGGGAGAAGACGAAGGCCGGATTCTACAAGAAAGCGGACGGTGAGATCAAGTCAATCGATCCGGATACCCTCGGCTACACGAGCGCGGCGGACGAGGAGCTTGGCGATCTCGGGGCAGTCTGGAACGCGGGGGGGCTGTCGGCCCGCCTCCAGGCCCTGTACGAGGACGACGGCCGAGCGGGGCAGTTCTTCCGGGAGACGACGCTGGAGCTGCTGGCCTACAGTGCGAACCGACTGGGGGAGGTCTCCGACAACCCGGCGGACGTGGACCGGGCCATCCGGTGGGGGTTCGGGTGGACGATGGGGCCGTTCGAGATGTGGGACGCCCTCGGAATGGGGACCGTCCTCGACGGCCTGGAGGCGCACGCCCTCGACGTGCCGGGTTGGGTCCACGCCATGCACGAGCGGGGCGAGACCTTCTACGACACCCGCGACGGCGAGCGGGCGGTCTTCATGCCCCACGCCGACCGGCACGAGCCCGACCCGCGGCCGGCAGACGAACTTCGCCTCGCCCCGATCAAGCAGGACGCCGCGAATGAGCTCTGGAGCACCGACGACGCGGCTCTGCTCGACGTGGGCGACGGGGTGGCCCTCTTCGAGTTTCGGTCGAAGGCCAATACCCTCGGGCGCGACGTGATGATGGGGCTCCGGGAGTGCGTCGGGCGGGTGGAGCAGGACGCCAACCTGCGCGGAATGATCGTGGGCAACGAGGGCAAAAACTTCTCCGTCGGGGCCAACCTGGGGGAGATGGCAATGGCCGCCTCGGAGGGCGCGTTCGACGTGATCGACCAGTACATCGACGAATTTCAGCGGACGATCCAGCAGGTGCGGTACGCGTCGTCGCCGGTGGTGGTGGCCCCGCACCAGCGCGTGCTGGGGGGCGGCTGCGAGATGGCGATGGCCTGCCCGCACCCGGTGGCCGCCGCCGAGACGTACATCGGCCTTGTGGAGCTGGGCGTGGGGCTCATTCCCGCCGGGACCGGCACCATGCGCCTCGCCGCCAGGGCCGCGCAGGACGCCCCGAACGACACCCACAACGCGATCCAGGATCACCTGCGCCCCTACTTCGAGACGGTGGCGATGGCCGAGGTGGCCGAGAGTGCCGCCCAGGGCATCGAGATGGGCTTCCTGCCCGAGAATACGCGCGTCGTGATGCACGAGGACCGACGCCTCTACGCCGCGAAGCAGGAGGTGCTGCGCCTCAGCGAGCAGGGCTACGCCCCGCCGCCCGTGATGAACAAGATCAAAGTGCTCGGGGAGACAACGCTCTCCACCTTCAAGGTGGCCTTGATGCAGTACCGCGAGGGGAAGTACATCACCGAGTACGACGAGCACCTCGCCACGCAGCTCGGCAAAGTGATGTGTGGCGGGAAGCTAAGCAGCCCGCAGGAGGTGCACGAGGACTACCTGATCGAGTTGGAGCGGGAGGTCTTCCTAAGCCTTCTGGGCGAGGAGAAGACCCAGGCCCGCATCCAGCACATGCTGGAGCACAACAAGCCCCTCCGGAATTAG
- a CDS encoding thiolase family protein, with product MKATNDAYIVSSVRTPVGKAEKGTLAHYRPEDLGAAAVTGALGRVDGLEPEMVDDVLMGCAFPEGPQGMNVGRLIAQKAGLPDHVPGATVNRFCSSGLQTIAQASQRIATGTADVVVAGGAESMSQVPMSGFFFQPDPELTEEKVGTYVSMGITAENVADEYGVSREDQDRFALRSHERAVDAIDSGRFEDELVPLTLEETHYQSANGHAGEATTETVTLEVDEGPRRDTNLDVLAKLPAAFRKGGSVTPGNSSQRSDGGAATVVMSGDRVDELGVDPLGALRGFAVAGVDPELMGIGPAEAIPQALDQTGRSLDDIGLVELNEAFASQSLAVIREVGLDPNIVNVNGGAIALGHPLGCTGAKLTATLLHEMIRRGVRYGLCTMCVGGGMGAAGVIENLRL from the coding sequence ATGAAAGCAACAAACGACGCCTACATTGTCAGTAGCGTCCGCACACCTGTCGGGAAGGCCGAGAAGGGCACCCTCGCACACTACCGGCCGGAGGACCTCGGCGCCGCGGCCGTGACGGGGGCGCTGGGCCGCGTCGACGGCCTGGAGCCCGAGATGGTGGACGACGTGCTGATGGGCTGTGCCTTTCCGGAGGGCCCGCAGGGGATGAACGTGGGCCGCCTGATCGCGCAGAAGGCCGGATTGCCGGACCACGTGCCGGGCGCGACGGTCAACCGCTTCTGTTCGTCGGGCCTGCAGACGATCGCCCAGGCCTCGCAGCGAATCGCCACGGGGACGGCCGACGTGGTCGTGGCGGGTGGGGCGGAGTCGATGAGCCAGGTGCCGATGAGCGGCTTCTTCTTTCAGCCGGACCCGGAGCTGACGGAGGAAAAGGTGGGCACGTACGTCTCCATGGGCATCACCGCCGAAAACGTGGCCGACGAGTACGGGGTGTCGCGGGAGGACCAGGACCGCTTCGCGCTGCGCTCCCACGAGCGAGCGGTGGACGCCATCGACAGCGGCCGCTTCGAGGACGAACTCGTGCCGCTGACCCTGGAGGAGACGCACTACCAGTCGGCGAACGGACACGCCGGGGAGGCCACGACCGAAACCGTGACGTTGGAGGTCGACGAGGGACCGCGTCGCGACACGAACCTGGACGTGCTCGCCAAGCTGCCCGCCGCGTTTCGGAAGGGCGGCAGCGTCACGCCGGGCAATTCCTCCCAGCGGTCCGACGGGGGCGCCGCGACGGTCGTGATGAGCGGCGATCGGGTGGATGAACTGGGCGTCGATCCGCTCGGGGCGCTGAGGGGGTTCGCCGTGGCGGGCGTCGACCCGGAGCTCATGGGCATCGGGCCGGCGGAGGCGATCCCGCAGGCACTGGACCAGACCGGGCGCTCGCTCGACGACATCGGGCTCGTGGAGCTGAACGAGGCCTTTGCCTCGCAGTCGCTGGCCGTGATTCGGGAGGTGGGGCTCGATCCGAACATCGTCAACGTGAACGGCGGGGCGATTGCACTGGGGCACCCGCTCGGCTGCACCGGGGCGAAGCTCACCGCCACGCTGCTGCACGAGATGATCCGCCGCGGGGTGCGATACGGCCTCTGCACGATGTGCGTGGGGGGCGGGATGGGCGCCGCGGGCGTGATCGAAAACCTCCGGCTTTGA
- a CDS encoding SDR family oxidoreductase, with protein sequence MSARIEGKVVVITGASSGLGEAAARHLSDHGARVVLGARRTQRLDTIADEIVEGGGEARAVSTDVTERQQVQALVDAAVDAFGRIDVMLNNAGVMPLSPLDRLNVDEWDQMIDVNVKGVLYGIAAALPYMKEQASGHIINVASDAGHDVHAGSAVYAATKHAVRALSDGLRQEATPYGLRTTIISPGAVESELPDTISEGDVAEETESLYDEHAVSADSFARAVAFAIEQPEDVDVNEILYRPTTQNL encoded by the coding sequence ATGAGCGCAAGAATTGAAGGGAAGGTCGTCGTGATTACGGGGGCGAGCAGCGGGCTCGGCGAGGCGGCCGCGCGGCATCTGTCCGACCACGGCGCCCGTGTCGTGCTGGGGGCGCGGCGCACCCAGCGCCTCGACACGATCGCCGACGAAATCGTCGAGGGCGGCGGGGAGGCACGGGCCGTCTCCACCGACGTCACTGAGCGCCAGCAGGTCCAGGCCCTGGTCGACGCCGCGGTCGACGCGTTCGGCCGCATCGACGTGATGCTCAACAACGCCGGGGTCATGCCGCTCTCCCCGCTCGATCGGCTCAACGTCGACGAGTGGGACCAGATGATCGACGTCAACGTGAAGGGCGTCCTGTACGGCATTGCGGCGGCCCTGCCCTACATGAAAGAGCAGGCGTCCGGCCACATCATCAATGTCGCCTCCGACGCGGGCCATGACGTGCACGCGGGCAGTGCCGTGTACGCGGCCACGAAGCACGCCGTTCGGGCCCTCTCCGACGGGCTGCGCCAGGAGGCAACGCCCTACGGCCTCCGCACGACCATCATCTCCCCCGGGGCCGTCGAATCCGAGCTGCCGGATACGATCTCCGAAGGGGACGTGGCCGAGGAGACTGAGTCGCTCTACGACGAGCACGCCGTATCGGCCGATTCGTTTGCGCGGGCCGTCGCGTTTGCGATCGAGCAGCCGGAGGACGTTGACGTGAACGAGATCCTCTACCGGCCCACCACTCAGAATCTCTGA
- a CDS encoding acyl-CoA dehydrogenase, with protein sequence MTLPLFDFFAGMPTVGIVGGMLLVLAVLGYTGAPLWSWALAGAVGLYGGGAPLWVWIPYGGLVAVFNIGPIRRQVSAGVMGLMEALQFLPTISETEQTAIDAGTVWMEGELFSGKPDFEKTLDQLYPELSDDEQAFLDGPCEEVCAMVDDWQVHQRGDLSAETWDYLKEKGFFGLIIPEAYGGKGFSVAARSAVVQKLGGHSVPLSITVMVPNSLGPGELLLHYGTDEQQDHYLPRLARGEILPSFALTEPNAGSDAGAMESTGEVFEDEDGELKLRLNWEKRYISLAAVSGVLGLAFKLHDPEHHLGKGEDLGITCALVPTDTPGVRLGRRHDPLGVAFFNCPTEGEDVVLPLDAIIGGRDGAGEGWAMLMDALSAGRGIMLPAQAVGGGKMVTRVAGGHAAIREQFGLSIGKFEGIEEPLARIAGYTYIMDAARTYTNGAVDQGEKPGVVSAIMKYNTTELQRDLVNDGMDVLAGNGISRGPNNLMGLAYQAQPISITVEGANILTRTMMIFGQGAIRCHPYALDEIEALMEGDVDAFDDAFWSHIGHVVRNGCRALGLSLTRGRLASSPVRGPAAPYYRKMAWASASFAFFADLAMGSLGGMLKRKEKITGRFADILSWMYLGTAVLTRFEKEGRPEEQKAFLQWSMQHAFAQMQEAFDGLFENLKVPGGTWLLRGLVAPWSRLNTIGERPGDDLGGTLARAIQEKAGAREWLTEDLYVPDDPDQPLGELERAFRLSREAYHVGQKIKAAIRAGDLPKRRPHQLLGAAVEHGVITEEDRDLVRRADAARERYIQVDAFDLEEYRQGRMLPGQPADRGALDSSIVEGLDRDVTDVEVTPEDVEGGAPHPRGDGAPDATDEDEPEADRSGTREPA encoded by the coding sequence ATGACTCTTCCGTTGTTTGACTTCTTTGCCGGCATGCCGACGGTCGGTATTGTCGGGGGAATGCTCCTCGTGCTCGCTGTACTCGGCTACACCGGGGCGCCGCTCTGGTCGTGGGCCTTGGCCGGAGCCGTCGGGCTCTACGGGGGCGGCGCGCCGCTCTGGGTCTGGATCCCGTACGGGGGCCTCGTGGCTGTCTTCAACATTGGGCCGATCCGGCGCCAGGTGTCCGCGGGCGTGATGGGGCTGATGGAAGCGCTTCAGTTCCTGCCGACCATCTCGGAGACCGAGCAGACGGCCATCGACGCGGGAACCGTGTGGATGGAGGGGGAGCTGTTCTCCGGAAAGCCCGATTTCGAGAAGACCCTCGATCAGCTTTACCCGGAGCTCTCCGACGACGAGCAGGCGTTCCTGGACGGGCCGTGCGAGGAGGTGTGCGCGATGGTCGACGACTGGCAGGTCCACCAGCGCGGCGACCTGTCGGCCGAGACGTGGGACTACCTGAAGGAGAAGGGATTCTTCGGGCTCATCATTCCGGAGGCGTACGGCGGAAAAGGGTTTTCCGTTGCCGCCCGGAGTGCGGTGGTGCAGAAGCTGGGTGGGCACTCGGTGCCCCTGTCCATCACGGTGATGGTGCCTAACTCCCTCGGCCCCGGCGAGTTGCTGCTCCACTACGGCACCGACGAGCAGCAGGACCACTACCTGCCGCGGCTGGCCCGTGGCGAGATCCTGCCGTCCTTTGCCCTTACGGAGCCGAACGCAGGATCGGACGCGGGGGCGATGGAGTCCACCGGCGAGGTGTTTGAAGACGAGGATGGGGAGCTGAAGCTGCGCCTGAACTGGGAGAAGCGCTACATTTCGCTGGCCGCCGTTTCTGGGGTGCTCGGCCTGGCGTTCAAGCTGCACGACCCCGAACATCACCTGGGCAAAGGCGAAGACCTGGGCATTACCTGTGCGCTCGTGCCGACCGACACGCCCGGCGTCAGGCTGGGGCGTCGCCACGACCCCCTCGGCGTGGCGTTCTTCAACTGCCCCACGGAGGGGGAGGACGTGGTGTTGCCCCTGGACGCCATCATCGGCGGGAGAGACGGGGCGGGCGAGGGCTGGGCCATGCTGATGGACGCCCTCTCGGCGGGGCGGGGCATCATGCTGCCGGCACAGGCGGTAGGGGGCGGCAAGATGGTGACGCGCGTGGCGGGGGGACACGCCGCCATCCGCGAGCAGTTTGGCCTTTCGATTGGGAAGTTCGAGGGCATCGAGGAGCCGCTGGCGCGCATTGCCGGGTACACGTACATCATGGATGCCGCACGGACGTACACGAACGGCGCGGTGGACCAGGGGGAGAAGCCGGGCGTGGTGTCGGCCATTATGAAGTACAACACCACCGAGCTGCAGCGCGACCTGGTGAACGACGGGATGGACGTGCTGGCGGGCAACGGGATCTCGCGCGGCCCCAACAACCTGATGGGACTGGCCTATCAGGCGCAGCCGATCAGCATCACGGTGGAGGGGGCGAACATCCTAACGCGGACGATGATGATCTTCGGGCAGGGCGCGATCCGGTGCCACCCGTACGCCCTCGACGAAATTGAGGCCTTGATGGAGGGGGACGTGGACGCCTTCGACGACGCCTTCTGGAGCCACATCGGGCACGTGGTGCGCAACGGCTGTCGTGCCCTTGGCCTCAGCCTCACTCGGGGCCGCCTGGCGAGCAGTCCGGTCCGCGGCCCCGCTGCGCCCTACTACCGCAAGATGGCGTGGGCCTCGGCCAGCTTCGCCTTTTTCGCCGACCTGGCGATGGGCAGCCTGGGGGGCATGCTGAAGCGGAAGGAGAAGATTACCGGGCGTTTTGCGGACATCCTGTCGTGGATGTACCTGGGCACGGCGGTGCTCACGCGGTTCGAAAAAGAGGGGCGGCCGGAGGAACAGAAGGCCTTCCTGCAGTGGAGCATGCAGCATGCCTTCGCGCAGATGCAGGAGGCGTTCGACGGCCTGTTCGAGAACCTGAAGGTGCCGGGGGGGACCTGGCTCCTGCGGGGCCTGGTGGCGCCGTGGTCCCGCCTCAACACGATCGGTGAGAGGCCGGGGGACGACCTGGGGGGCACGCTCGCACGGGCGATTCAGGAGAAGGCGGGCGCCCGCGAGTGGCTCACGGAGGACCTGTACGTGCCCGACGATCCCGATCAGCCGCTGGGGGAGCTGGAGCGTGCGTTCCGACTCAGCCGCGAGGCCTACCACGTCGGCCAGAAAATCAAGGCGGCGATTCGCGCCGGCGACCTACCGAAGCGGCGTCCTCATCAGCTCCTAGGGGCGGCGGTGGAGCACGGCGTAATTACCGAGGAGGACCGCGACCTCGTCCGCCGTGCCGACGCGGCGCGGGAGCGCTACATCCAGGTGGACGCCTTTGACCTAGAAGAGTATCGACAGGGCCGCATGCTTCCGGGACAGCCCGCCGACCGGGGCGCCCTCGATTCCTCGATTGTGGAGGGATTGGATCGGGACGTGACGGACGTGGAGGTCACGCCGGAGGACGTGGAGGGCGGGGCCCCGCATCCGCGGGGAGACGGCGCCCCCGACGCGACGGACGAGGACGAACCGGAGGCCGACCGGTCGGGGACCCGTGAACCGGCGTAG
- a CDS encoding SDR family oxidoreductase, translating into MSDSFAPDLLADQHIVVTGGGTGLGRAMALRFADLGAAVTINGRRPDPLAETVSDIEEAGGAAEGIQCNVRDPEAVQAFFEEAEDRQGPVTRLVNNAAANFLAPTEDISPNGFDAIVQTNLHGSFYCTQACGQRWLERDAEGVVLSIATTYAETGSAYVVPSAMSKAGIVAMTRSLAAEWGREGIRLNAVAPGPFPTEGAWDRLVPDDDLEQKMRERVPVRRFGEPDELATLASFLLSDLSAFMNGEVVTFDGGEALAAGGQFNTFTRMPRRQVKALMEQMRPE; encoded by the coding sequence ATGTCCGATTCCTTTGCGCCCGACCTCCTCGCCGATCAGCACATTGTCGTCACCGGCGGCGGGACCGGGCTGGGCCGCGCAATGGCCCTCCGGTTTGCCGACCTGGGCGCGGCCGTGACGATCAATGGGCGTCGCCCCGATCCGCTGGCCGAGACGGTCAGCGACATCGAGGAGGCGGGGGGCGCCGCGGAGGGCATTCAGTGCAACGTGCGCGACCCCGAGGCCGTGCAGGCCTTCTTCGAGGAGGCGGAGGACCGACAGGGGCCCGTGACGCGGCTCGTCAACAACGCCGCGGCCAACTTTCTGGCGCCGACGGAAGATATTTCGCCGAACGGCTTCGACGCCATTGTCCAGACGAACCTGCACGGGTCCTTCTACTGCACGCAGGCCTGCGGGCAGCGGTGGCTGGAGCGGGACGCGGAGGGCGTCGTGCTCTCCATCGCCACCACCTACGCGGAGACGGGCAGCGCCTACGTGGTGCCCAGTGCCATGTCGAAAGCCGGCATCGTCGCCATGACGCGCTCGCTGGCGGCGGAATGGGGACGCGAAGGAATCCGCCTCAACGCCGTGGCCCCCGGCCCCTTCCCGACCGAGGGCGCGTGGGACCGGCTTGTGCCCGACGACGACCTGGAGCAAAAAATGCGGGAGCGCGTCCCGGTGCGTCGATTTGGGGAGCCCGACGAGCTGGCCACCCTGGCCAGTTTTCTGCTCAGCGACCTGTCCGCGTTCATGAACGGCGAGGTCGTCACGTTCGACGGCGGGGAGGCCCTGGCGGCGGGCGGCCAGTTCAATACCTTCACCCGCATGCCGCGTCGCCAGGTGAAGGCCCTCATGGAACAGATGCGCCCGGAGTGA
- the hemG gene encoding protoporphyrinogen oxidase, producing the protein MPNVGIIGAGISGLAAAHRLDQQGHSVRVLEASGQVGGVIRSESSEGFLVEHGPNSIRAGAAPLETVIDALDLHDERVWANDVADTRYVVRDGQPTPLPRSVGSFLTTDLFSTRAKLRLLAEPFIGRAAADEESVARFTKRRLGPEVLNYAVAPFVGGVFAGRPDDLSVQHAFRRLAAFEEESGSLLLGAIRRAFASDDDEAPDTPSGLFSFRNGLQTLPNALAAALGDRIRLNAPVQALTHDGTAWQVTVSPPDARARTRSFDALVCTVPLHRLAGMEIDTPVDLAPLGEVTYPPLSVLALGYERDAIDHALDGFGMLVPPVEDDLDILGSIFSSTLFPGRAPEGHVLLTTFVGGARAPHHATSDAAALQARVARDLDSLLGVDASPVFRRLVHWPHAIPQYELGYGTVKDTFDALEAAHPRLAFAGNYRAGVSVGDALTSGLEAADRLLEMDERAAQPH; encoded by the coding sequence ATGCCCAACGTCGGGATCATCGGAGCCGGCATCAGCGGCCTCGCGGCCGCGCACCGACTGGACCAGCAGGGCCACTCCGTTCGCGTCCTGGAAGCCTCCGGACAGGTCGGCGGCGTCATCCGGTCGGAATCGTCGGAGGGCTTTCTGGTGGAGCACGGCCCCAACTCGATCCGGGCCGGCGCCGCCCCCCTGGAAACCGTGATCGATGCCCTCGACCTGCACGACGAGCGCGTCTGGGCCAACGACGTGGCCGACACCCGGTACGTGGTGCGCGACGGCCAACCCACCCCCCTGCCCCGCTCCGTCGGCTCGTTCCTGACGACCGATTTGTTCTCGACCCGAGCGAAGTTGCGCCTCCTGGCAGAGCCCTTCATCGGGCGTGCCGCGGCGGACGAGGAGAGCGTGGCCCGGTTCACGAAGCGACGCCTGGGCCCCGAGGTGCTCAACTATGCCGTCGCCCCCTTCGTAGGCGGCGTGTTCGCGGGGAGGCCCGATGACCTGTCGGTCCAGCACGCCTTCCGTCGCCTCGCTGCGTTCGAAGAAGAGTCCGGCTCTCTTCTCCTCGGCGCGATCCGACGGGCCTTCGCCAGCGACGACGATGAAGCCCCGGACACTCCGTCGGGCCTCTTCTCCTTCCGCAACGGCCTGCAGACGCTCCCCAACGCACTGGCCGCCGCGCTCGGCGACCGCATCCGCCTGAATGCCCCGGTGCAGGCCCTCACGCACGACGGCACCGCGTGGCAGGTGACGGTCTCGCCCCCAGATGCCCGCGCCCGCACTCGGTCCTTCGACGCCCTCGTCTGCACCGTGCCGCTCCATCGGCTCGCCGGGATGGAGATCGACACCCCCGTCGATCTTGCGCCCCTTGGGGAAGTGACCTATCCCCCGCTCAGCGTGCTCGCCCTCGGCTACGAGCGGGACGCCATCGACCACGCCCTCGACGGATTCGGGATGCTCGTGCCCCCCGTGGAGGACGATTTGGACATCCTCGGGTCCATCTTTTCCTCCACGCTCTTTCCCGGCCGCGCCCCGGAGGGGCACGTGCTTCTCACCACCTTCGTCGGCGGCGCACGCGCCCCCCACCACGCCACGTCCGACGCGGCGGCCCTCCAAGCCCGCGTGGCCCGCGACCTGGATTCGCTCCTCGGGGTGGACGCGTCGCCGGTTTTTCGGCGCCTCGTCCACTGGCCCCACGCCATTCCGCAATACGAGCTCGGATATGGAACGGTCAAAGACACATTTGACGCCCTGGAAGCGGCCCACCCTCGGCTTGCCTTTGCCGGCAACTACCGGGCGGGCGTGTCGGTGGGCGATGCGCTTACGTCCGGCCTGGAGGCAGCCGACCGCCTGCTCGAGATGGACGAGCGGGCCGCGCAGCCTCACTGA
- a CDS encoding general stress protein CsbD produces the protein MATEKMNEDWRRIRDQIKDIWDEADFDNKQMKRARGDFTKIVGLIHDKTEEPIEEIRRKMSAIL, from the coding sequence ATGGCGACGGAAAAAATGAATGAGGACTGGCGTCGGATTCGGGATCAGATTAAAGACATCTGGGACGAGGCCGACTTCGACAACAAACAAATGAAGCGGGCGCGGGGCGACTTCACGAAAATTGTGGGCCTGATCCACGACAAAACAGAGGAGCCCATCGAGGAGATTCGCCGCAAAATGAGCGCCATCCTGTAG